One Lycium barbarum isolate Lr01 chromosome 5, ASM1917538v2, whole genome shotgun sequence genomic window carries:
- the LOC132639976 gene encoding 2-oxoisovalerate dehydrogenase subunit alpha 2, mitochondrial isoform X2, translating into MEKMIFTSYFVLNFPGGKVKFTSHLNFIPETREERVHCYRVLDDDGYPLSSKFVQIDKEVALKMYTDMVTLQTMDTIFYEAQRQGRISFYVTTLGEEAINIASAAALNTDDFIFPQYREPGVLLWRGFTIQEFANQLFGNKSDYGKGRQMPIHYGSNKHNYITVASTVATQLPHGVGAAYALKMDAKNACTIVYFGDGGSSTGDFHAALNFAAVLDAPVIFFCRNNGFAISTPVSDQFRSDGIVTKGQGYGVRSIRVDGNDALAVFTAVHEARKMAVNEHKPVLVEALTYRAGHHSTSDDSTKYRPAKEIEWWRTARDPVSRFRKWIEREGWLNSQVESELRSNVRKQVLQAIQVAEKAEKPPIKDVFTDVYDVPPTNLQEQEIFIRETIRKHPQDYPTDVPL; encoded by the exons ATGGAAAAGATGATCTTTACCAGTTATTTT GTCCTCAATTTCCCGGGAGGCAAGGTCAAATTCACCTCACATTTGAACTTTATTCCTGAAACAAGAGAGGAAAGAGTACACTGCTACCGGGTCCTTGACGACGATGGTTACCCACTGTCTAGCAAGTTCGTACAG ATTGACAAGGAAGTTGCATTGAAAATGTATACTGATATGGTCACACTTCAAACAATGGATACAATCTTTTATGAAGCACAAAGACAAGGAAGAATATCTTTCTATGTTACCACACTTGGAGAAGAAGCTATcaacattgcatcagctgctgCACTTAATACGGACGATTTCATCTTTCCACAG TATAGGGAGCCCGGAGTTCTATTATGGAGAGGGTTTACCATCCAAGAATTTGCCAATCAGTTGTTTGGAAACAAAAGCGATTATGGAAAAGGCAGGCAGATGCCTATCCATTATGGATCTAATAAGCACAATTATATTACAGTTGCATCAACAGTAGC TACTCAGCTTCCACATGGTGTTGGTGCTGCCTATGCTCTGAAGATGGACGCAAAAAATGCATGTACAATTGTATATTTTGGAGATGGAGGCTCTAGTACGGGAGATTTCCATGCTGCTCTGAACTTTGCCGCGGTGTTAGATGCACCGGTTATCTTTTTCTGCCGGAACAATGGTTTTGCAATAAGTACGCCTGTTAGTGACCAGTTTCGAA GTGATGGTATCGTTACCAAAGGACAGGGCTATGGCGTTCGTAGTATCCGTGTGGATGGTAACGATGCTCTTGCTGTTTTCACCGCTGTCCATGAGGCACGAAAAATGGCTGTTAATGAACATAAACCTGTTCTAGTTGAG GCTCTTACTTATAGAGCGGGACATCATTCAACCTCAGATGACTCAACCAAATATCGTCCAGCTAAAGAAATCGAATGGTGGAGAACAGCAAGAGACCCTGTAAGTAGATTTAGGAAATGGATTGAAAGAGAAGGCTGGCTGAACTCTCAGGTTGAATCCGAACTTCGCAGTAATGTCAGGAAGCAG GTATTGCAAGCGATTCAAGTTGCAGAAAAGGCTGAGAAGCCCCCTATTAAGGATGTATTTACAGATGTATATGATGTTCCTCCAACCAACCTCCAGGAACAGGAAATATTTATTCGTGAAACAATCAGAAAACATCCGCAGGATTATCCTACTGATGTTCCTCTCTAG
- the LOC132639976 gene encoding 2-oxoisovalerate dehydrogenase subunit alpha 2, mitochondrial isoform X1 has translation MALFLSKSRKLISLKPKIGFLRSVYHHHTLTSPNLRTPFGILGLIHPHLVSYRFESTKAQTELNPMQTIDNDSQVLNFPGGKVKFTSHLNFIPETREERVHCYRVLDDDGYPLSSKFVQIDKEVALKMYTDMVTLQTMDTIFYEAQRQGRISFYVTTLGEEAINIASAAALNTDDFIFPQYREPGVLLWRGFTIQEFANQLFGNKSDYGKGRQMPIHYGSNKHNYITVASTVATQLPHGVGAAYALKMDAKNACTIVYFGDGGSSTGDFHAALNFAAVLDAPVIFFCRNNGFAISTPVSDQFRSDGIVTKGQGYGVRSIRVDGNDALAVFTAVHEARKMAVNEHKPVLVEALTYRAGHHSTSDDSTKYRPAKEIEWWRTARDPVSRFRKWIEREGWLNSQVESELRSNVRKQVLQAIQVAEKAEKPPIKDVFTDVYDVPPTNLQEQEIFIRETIRKHPQDYPTDVPL, from the exons ATGGCCCTGTTCTTgtcaaaatcaagaaaattgatcAGTTTGAAACCCAAGATTGGTTTTTTACGTTCTGtttatcatcatcatacacttaCATCACCAAATTTGAGAACCCCATTTGGAATTCTTGGTTTAATTCATCCCCATTTAGTCTCTTACCGTTTTGAATCAACCAAAGCTCAAACAGAATTGAATCCCATGCAGACCATTGACAATGATTCCcag GTCCTCAATTTCCCGGGAGGCAAGGTCAAATTCACCTCACATTTGAACTTTATTCCTGAAACAAGAGAGGAAAGAGTACACTGCTACCGGGTCCTTGACGACGATGGTTACCCACTGTCTAGCAAGTTCGTACAG ATTGACAAGGAAGTTGCATTGAAAATGTATACTGATATGGTCACACTTCAAACAATGGATACAATCTTTTATGAAGCACAAAGACAAGGAAGAATATCTTTCTATGTTACCACACTTGGAGAAGAAGCTATcaacattgcatcagctgctgCACTTAATACGGACGATTTCATCTTTCCACAG TATAGGGAGCCCGGAGTTCTATTATGGAGAGGGTTTACCATCCAAGAATTTGCCAATCAGTTGTTTGGAAACAAAAGCGATTATGGAAAAGGCAGGCAGATGCCTATCCATTATGGATCTAATAAGCACAATTATATTACAGTTGCATCAACAGTAGC TACTCAGCTTCCACATGGTGTTGGTGCTGCCTATGCTCTGAAGATGGACGCAAAAAATGCATGTACAATTGTATATTTTGGAGATGGAGGCTCTAGTACGGGAGATTTCCATGCTGCTCTGAACTTTGCCGCGGTGTTAGATGCACCGGTTATCTTTTTCTGCCGGAACAATGGTTTTGCAATAAGTACGCCTGTTAGTGACCAGTTTCGAA GTGATGGTATCGTTACCAAAGGACAGGGCTATGGCGTTCGTAGTATCCGTGTGGATGGTAACGATGCTCTTGCTGTTTTCACCGCTGTCCATGAGGCACGAAAAATGGCTGTTAATGAACATAAACCTGTTCTAGTTGAG GCTCTTACTTATAGAGCGGGACATCATTCAACCTCAGATGACTCAACCAAATATCGTCCAGCTAAAGAAATCGAATGGTGGAGAACAGCAAGAGACCCTGTAAGTAGATTTAGGAAATGGATTGAAAGAGAAGGCTGGCTGAACTCTCAGGTTGAATCCGAACTTCGCAGTAATGTCAGGAAGCAG GTATTGCAAGCGATTCAAGTTGCAGAAAAGGCTGAGAAGCCCCCTATTAAGGATGTATTTACAGATGTATATGATGTTCCTCCAACCAACCTCCAGGAACAGGAAATATTTATTCGTGAAACAATCAGAAAACATCCGCAGGATTATCCTACTGATGTTCCTCTCTAG